Genomic window (Prosthecochloris aestuarii DSM 271):
AATTGTTGTGTTGTGCGCTCCGCTTCCATTGTCGAAGCTCATGCGCCAGTAAGGACGCCAGACGAGGGTCACTCTGTGTACATCGATATCCGTTCTTCTTGGCGAAAGCTCTTCACTGACCAGTTCCTGTTCGACATTTTCCCACCGGCTGGTAATCTGCTTCACCTCGCTTTCCATTGCTGATTGCAGATCGCGGATCTCTTCCTCCAAAAGGGCAATTTCCTCATGAGACTCCTCGATATCTGCTTTTGCTTTAGCGGTCATTCGTCGTCTGTTCAGCGCTCCAGACACCCCTCTCGTACTGCGTCGTCCCATGAAGAAACCAAGGACCGTTTCTCCGATGCCGATCAGTTCTGAGTTGCGGCGGTTCTGATGTTCCATTTCGTCTTCAGCCAGTTCCCGCTCTTCTTTACGAAGCTTGTCCTGAAGCCGATGGATCTGTTTGGCATACTTTTCCTCAAGCTTGTCAACCTGCTGGTCGCGACGTTCTCTGGCGGCCTGCTGGAGGCGGATCAGGAAATTCCTTTGCGTTTCATCCGGATGCTGAAAGATATCGAGATCGGGATGGACGTTGATCTGTTGTTTTGCCGAGTAATAGAGCATATCGGCAAGTTTTTTCTGCATTCCCGACATCTCTCTCGATGAATTGACAGATTGCGGGACAGCCCCGAAAAAGGGACCTTCTTCGGGTTCGAAAACTCCCGGTTCGCCCTCAAGGCGGTGCTCGTCAAGCGGGATGGAATCGGCGTCATTCCAGTCCGGCGCATCGTCTGCTGCGTGGAGGGGAAGCAGAAGGCGAGTGCGTGTTTTTTCCTGAATGCCTCGTTTTTTATCGAAAAAATGGACATCTGCATCGCCAAGCAGAGCCGGTTCATAGAGGAGTACGGCATCGATATGCTGCAGGCCGCCCCGGTGTTCTTCATTGACAGCGGCAACAGCTTCATCGCGACTGATGCGAACCGGGAGGAAAAGCGGCCGCAACGATGCTCCAAGAACAGGGGCTGAAGCACTGTAGCCTGCAGGAGGTTCATGCGACGCCAAAGCGGCCTTGGCAGACCTGGACGGTAGAGACGTTGATGGCCCTGGTGCTCTTTTCGGTGAAGCCTCTCTTCCGGCCTCATCCATGAGTCTGCGAACCTGCGGTCTTGTCAGAGGGCCCCGGAGGTAGCTCATAGCCCAGCGGGTATGAAAAATAACCGGCTTGTCCTCGTGGATGTTATGCATCAGGAAGACTCTGCTCCCGAGCCCGGTAATAAGCGCGTCATAATCGACGGCATCGCCATTGCCGCCTGCCTGGGAGATGGCGTTTTTCAATCCTTCAAGAACCCTTGCTTTATCCCGCTCGGCCTGCAGTTTTCCAATGAACCAGGTTCCCGTGTTTGTCAGCGCTTTATAGTCGACATCGACAGGGTTCTGGGTCACCAGAACACAGCCAAGACCGAATGCTCTTGCCTGTTTGAGCATGGTCATCAGCGGACGTTTCGAAGATGGTTCGGAAACGGGAGGGAGAAAACCGAATACCTCGTCGAAATACAGCAGTGCCCTGAGACTTGTCGTCCCCGACTGCGCTCGCATCCATGTCAGCATGTTTTCCAGAAGCAGGGTCACGAAAAACATTCGCTCGCTCTCGTTGAGATGGGCCAGATAAAAAATGCTCTGACGGGGTTTTCCCTCAGCGCTATACATCAGCGTGTCGATGTCGAGCGATTCCCCTTCCAGCCATCCCTGGAAACCTGGAGAGGCAAGCAGGTTGTTAAATGCCAGAGCCATATCGAAACGCTCTTTCTCAGGAAAGAATGTATCGGTGTCGAAGACGCCGATCTGTCGAAGAGGAGGGGTCTGAATAGAGAGAATCAGCCGCTGAAGGTCGATATCTTCACCTTGTCGCCAGAAATGATCGAAAATCGCAGCAAGAAGGATAGCCTCCCGGCTGCGGATTCGGTCAGCCTTGATTCCGGTCAGGCCGAGCAGTGCGCTGACAGTTCCGGTTATCCTTTCGCGTATAGCTTCTCCATGTTCTTCAAAGGAGAGTTTTGGTGACTTCAGGCTTCCCAGAATACTGATCGGGACACCGGCATCGGAACCGGGTGTGTAGATCGTCAACCCGGAGGACTCTTTCAGCATCTGGATTCTTTCAGGCCCGATGCCCCAGTCAGCAAGACCGTTTCGCCATGTTTCAGCCGTATCGGCGGCATATTCCTGCCTGCTCATGCCTTTTCTTCGCGCATCGTCTTCATTGATCCATGGCTCGAAATCTTCGGGTTTCATATCGGGAAACTGCAACAGCAGATTGGTGATATCCCCTTTAGGATCGATCATGATCGTCGGAATATGGTCCAGCGCAGCCTCTTCGAGAAGTCCGATGCAGAGTCCGGTTTTTCCACTTCCTGTCATGCCGACGCAGAGAGCATGCGTTGTCAGATCGCGAGCGTCGTAATGAACAGGTTGTTCAAGGCGCTTTCCGGTTTCGGGGTTATATTCAGCCCCGAGGTAAAATGAACCAAGACGTTCCTGATCAAGCTTCATCAATTCTCCTTTGTTTAATTTCCTCTGCATCAGCCCGGCCGATCGCCTGGTAAACGCTCCTCCAGTGATTCTTTTTTCATCGCCGCATTGGATGCCAGGGAGTTGTATACTATTTTTTGGTGGATTCAGGCTGAAACATTGAAAAATATCGGCATATTTTTTTCTTCATTCAAATCGATCGGCACTCATGGAACCATTGCTAACTATCGAGCATCTCTGGTTTTCCTTCAGCCCGACAGGCGCGCCATTGTTCGAAGAGCTCGATCTGCGTGTCGAAACCGGAGATTTTGTTCTTCTCAGGGGCGTGTCCGGAAGCGGTAAATCGACCCTGCTTCGCCTGATCTGTCGGTTGCAGCCCTTCTCGAAAGGGCGTATTTTGTTTAAAGGAGTGCCTGTCGATGCATTGAAGCCACCCGAACTGCGACGTCAGGTCTTGTATGTCGCCCAGATCCCCTCAATGATCGATGACACTGTGAAGGCCAATCTGCTTTTTCCTTTTTCCTTTTCAGTCAACAGCGACAAGCAAGCCCCTGATGATCATGAGTTAATCAGGATGCTCTCGGATTTCTATCTTCAGGATATTACTCTTCAGCAGCCTGCGCTCAATCTCTCTGTCGGGCAGCAGCAGCGGGTGGCATTGATGCGGGCGCTCCTGCAGCAGCCGGAAATACTTCTGCTGGACGAACCCACCTCAGCCCTTGATGCCGATAGCGCTGCCATGGTATTCAGTATTATTGAGACGTTGAACCGGGAGAAAGGGATGACGATCATCTGTGTGACGCACAGCGATTACAGGCCTGAAACGGTTGAACCTGCTCTGTATATTCTCAAGAACCGCACATTTCATCGTTTATGAACAATCTGCCTGTCGAGATCAGCTTCTGGCAGCTGCTGCTGGGCCTCGTTTTTATCTTTATCGCCCAGATAACCTCATTACTGTACCATCTGGGATTGAATCGCGATATTACCGTAGGAACGATCCGTACCTTTGCCCAGCTCTTTTTGATGGGGTATGTTCTCACCTTTATTTTTCAGCTTGAAAACGTATGGCTGACACTGTTGGTATTCAGTATCATGGTTATTTCAGCATCGTTTATCGTCAAGGGACGGGTCAGGGAGAAACGTATTCCATACCTTTTGCCGACTATTCTGACGATGTTTATCAGCTATTTCGCAACGGCTTTTTTCGTATCGGGTATCATTATCGGAGTCGATCCCTGGTGGGAGCCCCGCTATTTTCTGCCATTTGGGGGTATGGTCATCGGTAATTCGATGTCTGCTCTTGCTATTGCCATTGAACGTCTCTTCAGTGAGATGCGTCAGCAGAAAAACATGATCGAAGCCCGCCTTTGCCTGGGAGCGAACTACAAGGAAGCGAGCGCTGAGATGTTGAGAAACGCAATCTCAGCAGGTATGATCCCGTCGATCAATGCGATGATGGGCGTCGGTCTTGTGTTTATACCCGGAATGATGGCGGGTCAGGTTCTTGCAGGGGCGGACCCTTTACAGGCAGTCCGTTATCAGATTGTCATTATGCTGATGCTTGTCGGATCGACAGCGATGACGTCCTTTATTACGATTCGCATTATCCGTAAACGGTGTTTTGGAAGGGGAGAGGAACTACTGCTTTCTTTGTCCCGCTAACGATAGTTGTTTTGAGGCCAGAAGGACCCCGATGCCTGCGGCCATCATGGCAAGGCAGAGCAACTGCCCCATTGAAAACTGCATGAACACGAATCCGAGATGAGCGTCCGGTTCACGATAGAATTCAATGAAAAATCGCACAAAGCCGTAACCGAAAAGGTAAATCCCTGAGAGAAAGCCCGGGTATGGAGATTGTTTGCGAATCGTCCACAGAATGACGAAGAGTACGATTCCTTCGAAAAAGGCTTCATAAAGCTGAGATGGGTGACGGAGCGCAAAGCCCGGGGCTGAAGGAAAATACATGCCAATAGCGGCATCGGTCACTCTTCCATAGAGCTCTCCATTGATGAAGTTTCCTATTCTGCCAAAGGTATAGCCAAGCGGCAGGGCCGTGATAAACAGGTCGATGGTTTTCAGAAACGGCACCTTGCGATTGCGGGTGAACAGCATAAGCGCGATGATGACCCCGATAGCCCCGCCATGATAGGACATACCTGCAATTCCCGAAAAACTGCATCCGCCGGAAAAGGAAACGGGAATGATCGAGCCGAGCGGATTGGCAATGAATTCAGGAAAGCTGTAGAAGAGAAGGTAGCCGATCCTTCCGCCGAGAAGGACTCCGACCATCGCCCATGTCAGAGCGTCGCCGACAAAGGCTGGAGAGTAGGGAAGCTGTTCATTTTTTATGCGGTACCGGGTGAGGATATAGACCACCGCGAATGCGAGGATATACATCATTCCATACCAGCGGACGGGAAAACCGCCTACGGTAAAAATAATCGGGTCCATCCCGGAAGGAAGATTTTGCCACCATGAAAGCATAGTTTCCTGCCAAAAAATGAAAAAAAGAGCATTCTACACCTGTTATTGGTGCTTAAATGCTTGATATAGGGCTCAATATAGTTATATTTTAGCTTTGCGCTTTTTTAATGTGGTTGTTTTCACATTTTTAACAAAAAATATCGATTCAGAATGGCAAAAATACTTGAAGGGTCGGCAATGAAGTTTTTCAACAAGTGGGGCATTCCGGTGCCAAACTATGTTGTTGTCATGGACCCGAACAGACTGGCTCAGCTGGGCGAGGCCAACAAGTGGCTTAGAGAATCAAAACTTGTTGTCAAAGCTCATGAGGCCATCGGTGGCAGATTCAAGCTCGGGCTTGTAAAACTCGGGCTCAACCTCGAAGAAGCTGTCGAAGCATCCAGAGAGATGATCGGAAGGAAGATCGGTACTGCCGAAATCCGCCAGGTTATTGTGGCCGAAATGCTTGACCATGATGAAGAGTACTATGTTTCAATAGCAGGCAATCCTGATGGAGCGGAGCTTCTGCTTTCATCCAAAGGCGGCGTTGATATTGAAGATAACTGGGATACCGTCCAGAGAATTCACATTCCTATCGATGAAACTCCATCGCTTGAAGCGTTGACCGACCTTGCGACAAAAGCCGGGTTCGGTGATCAGGAGATTGCTGAGCGGGTCGCAAAAATTGCATCGAGACTTATTCTTTGTTATGATAATGAAGATGCGCAGTCAATCGAAATCAATCCGCTTGTTATCCGCAAGAGCGATATGCGTTTCGCTGCCCTTGACGCGGTTATGAATGTCGACTGGGACGCACGTTTCCGCCATCCTGACTGGGATTTCAAACCTGTTTCCGAGATTGGTCGTCCGTTTACAGAAGCTGAGCAGCAGATCATGGATATCGACTCCAGAATCAAAGGTTCTGTGAAGTTTGTCGAGGTTCCGGGTGGCGAAGTTGCTCTTCTCACCGCTGGCGGCGGCGCTTCGGTGTTCTATGCCGATGCTGTTGTGGCTCGTGGAGGTTCGATTGCCAACTACGCTGAATATTCCGGTGCTCCTCCCGACTGGGCAGTTGAGGCGCTGACCGAAACCCTTTGCCAGCTCCCCAATATCAAGCATATCATTGTTGGCGGCGCTATTGCTAACTTTACCGATGTGAAAGCTACGTTTGGCGGTATTATCAACGGCCTGCGTGAGAGCAAGGCAAACGGCTATCTTGATGGAGTCAAAATCTGGGTTCGCCGTGGCGGCCCGAATGAAAGCGAAGGTCTTGCCGCTATCAGCAAACTCAAGGATGAAGGTTTTGACATCCATGTTTACGATAGAAATATTCCTATGACCGATATTGTTGATATGGCTATGAACGTCTGATCACTCTATCGCTTATAACAAGACAGTATCGATAAACTATAAAATCAAAGTATAACCGTGAGCATTGTTATTAATAAAGAAACTCGTGCGGTAATCATTGGCGGTGCAGCTGGTCTGAGTGCTGCAAAGAAAATGGCCGAGTTCGATTTCCTTGTGAAGCGTCCTCTTACCGTGCAGGCATTTGTCTATCCTCCTGAAGAGGGTCAGCAGAAAGAGATCTTTCTCGGTGGCGAACTCAAGAACGTCAAAGTCTATTCAGCTCTTGAGAAAGCACTTGAAGAGAACCCTCAGATCAATACCGCATTGATCTATCTCGGTGCTTCCCGCGCTACGCAGGCTACCATGGAAGCACTCGAATCGAAAAACATTCAGCTTGTTTCCGTTATTACTGAAGGCGTGCCTGAAAAAGATGCCAAAAAACTTCGCATCGTCGCAGAGAAAAAAGGCAAAACGCTTAATGGTCCTTCTTCTATCGGCATCATGTCTGCCGGCCAGTGCCGTCTTGGCGTGATCGGTGGTGAGTTTAAAAATCTTAAACTCTGCAACCTCTACCGTCCCGGCTCGTTTGGCGTCATTACCAAATCCGGCGGACTGTCGAACGAAGCGATGTGGCTTTGCGCTCAGAATGGTAACGGCATTACCTCAGCCGTAGCTATCGGCGGCGATGCCTATCCCGGCACCGACTTTGTCAATTATCTTGAAATGTTCGACAAAGATCCGGAAACAAAAGCGGTTGTCATGATCGGTGAAGTCGGCGGCACTCTTGAAGAAGAGGCAGCCGAGTGGCTCGGAAAAGAACCGCGCAGCATTCGTCTGATCGCAGCAATCGGCGGAACCTGTCAGGAAGTGCTTCCGCAGGGGATGAAATTCGGTCATGCCGGCGCAAAAGAAGGCAAAAAGGGAACCGGTTCAGCCCGCTCAAAAATCAATGCGCTTCGTGAAGCAGGAGCTATCGTTCCCGATACCTTCGGTGGACTGAGCAAGGCTATTAAACAGGTCTACGAAGAACTTCTTGCTGACGGCTCTATCGCTCCCGAGCAGCCGCTCGACGATGCTCTTCTGCCGGAGCTGCCTCCGAAAGTACAGAAGGTTATCAAAGAGGGCGAGGTGATCGTTGATCCGCTTATTCGCACCACGATCTCCGATGACCGTGGCGAAGAGCCTCGTTACAGAGGTTATGCCGCTTCTCAGCTCTGCGAAAAAGGTTATGGCATCGAAGATGTGATAGGCCTGCTCTGGAACAAGAAGCTTCCGACCCGCGAGGAGTCAGAAATTGTCAAACGTATCATCATGATTTCCGCGGATCACGGTCCGGCAGTGTCAGGTGCGTATGGCACTATTCTTGGCGCATGTGCAGGAATTGACATGCCGCAGGCCGTATCGGCAGGTATGACTATGATCGGCCCACGTTTCGGTGGCGCGGTTACCAATGCTGGTAAATACTTCCAGATGGGCGTTAAGGACTTCCCGAACGACATTCCTGGCTTTCTGGCCTGGATGAAGAAAAATGTCGGTCCGGTTCCAGGTATCGGCCATCGTGTCAAGAGCCTCAGAAATCCTGATCAGCGAGTCAAGTACCTGGTCTCTTACGTCAAGAATGAAACATCTCTTCGTACCCCTTGCCTCGACTTTGCTCTTGAAGTAGAAAAAGTCACAAGCGCGAAAAAGGATAACCTTATTCTGAATGTTGACGGAACCATGGGTGCAATTTTGATGGATCTTGGTTTCCCGATTCACTCGCTCAATGGTTTCTTCGTGCTCGCACGGACGATCGGCATGATCGGCCACTGGATTGATCAGAACGAGCAGAACTCGCGTCTGATCAGGCTCTACGACTACCTCATTAACTACGCTGTAGAAGACGAGAGGGAAGTGCCAGAGAAGAAGTAATCGCTTTATTTACAAAGCGTTATAGTAATAAAAGGCCCTGTGAAACGTGAGTTTCACAGGGCCTTTTATCATTTCGGTCACAATATTTCCCTCTTGATGCAACGTGTCTGCCCTAAGGAACAGTAATATAAAAGTGATACATTGTGAGAGAAAGGGAAGTTCGCTCAATTCGAATGTCAAAGCATGGAGGTGATCATGGATCTTCGATATAATCCTGAACTGATGGTTATTGGTGATTCCCTGGCTCAGGGATGTCGATCTCTCAGTGTCTCTCAGGAGTTTTGTTGGCAATCCTATGGGGCACGCATCAGCAGCACGTTGGGCTGGCCGTTTGTTGCTCCGGATCATCCACGTCCTGTATGTTTTGATGCTGAAGCGCTGATTCGAAAATCGGGCTTGATTGTTGATTTATTAAGTGCTTTTATTATAATAAGTAAACTTAAAAAGACAGTTAAAAAAAACTTGAAGTCCTGGCAAAAGGATCTTGCTCGGGGAGAACCGCTTTCAAAGCATCTCTGCTTCGATAACATCGGTATTGCCGGAACAAAAATTCCCGATCTGATGCAACGCAGTGCAGCATCATCCATTGCTGAAGCAGAATCGAGGCTGAGTGATAAGGATCTTGATGAATGCAGCATTGCCGATATTGCCTCGCTGGCAGCTTCGCTTCACATTCCCTTCAACGCAGCGTTTACGCTCAATCCGTCCATGAAAAAGAAATATGCTTCATGGAGCCCGATGGACTGGGTTGAACAACGCCGCCCGAAACGATTGATTGTGCAGACCGGTCATAACCACGGGCTTTTTAATGTTGGTTTTTCAGCATCGCGATCGTTGATTTCCTATGCATCTCTCGATGGCGCAGACGAACTGGCACTGAGGCTTGCAAAGCTTCCTGAGGAGACCGGTGAGATCTACTGGATGCTTTTGCCAAAAGTGAGTGCGGTGGCAAATCTGATCGCTAAAGGCTCGTTGAACGATGGATATGGCGAAGAATACCGTTCTGCATTCAATCCATCGGCAGCGCAACCGCTCGCAGGCACCGAACTGGCTGCGATTGACCGTTCCATTCAGGACACCAATGAAGCCATCATGCGTCGTTTTCGGGAAATTTTTGAATCAGTGCAGCCAGGAAACGCAAAACGTCTCTGGTTTATCGACACCTACGAACTACTGACAAAATATGACTATAAAAACACCGGTATAGAGGAAAAAATCATTCATGCGGGAAAGCAGAGAATCAATAACCGGCGGCTTGACGGCAAATCATCCTATATAGGACGTCCCAACATGGACACCAGAAAAAGAAAGCGCGGGGGCAAACTTATTGATGGCGGCTTTCAGAGTGCCGACGGGATGCATCCAAGTGGTGTAGGGTATGCGGTTTTTGCATCCGATATCATGCATTTCATGGGTATGCCTCATGACCGGCAGAAGCTTCTTGTCAAAGCCTTCAAGGAAGATCGTCTGCTTGACCGTTATCCGTTACAGCTCGATTCAATTTTCTCGATCATTGATCTCTTACAGAAGTTCGAAAAAGATCCACAGCAGGAACCGTCACTGAAACTCCAGGAAAAAGAGTCGATGGAACTCAATGAATTTATCGGTTTCATGAAACAGTCGCTGCAGATCGAGTGATCTGAACCTGTTCTCGTTGCCGGAGTATCTGCAATTTTATAGCACAGGTCCTCTTCATCAGTCACTGGGGAACAAAACTCCGGACGAGGTCTACCAAAGCGCCATAGGAAGCGGAGCACGCATCGTCGACAAGTTCTCTCAGAAGCGTGTCTCTGAAGAGTCGTCGGAGGCTACAGAGCCGCAACAGGAGGCGGGATAAACAACCGTATGGTTACCACCTTAAATTCGACCTTCTTTTGTCTGGTCGATAGGATCCACTTCAGTCTCGACAAACGATCGTTTGTTGAGACACATGAGCAGGGGCCCGCAAAGCCCCTGTTTTTCGTTGAATTGTGTCTTATAAAAGCGTTGCAGGTATCTATATTTCAGATATCCGTAAAATCAGAGGTATTTGATAATGACTTACCAAAACAGAGAAGCCGGCCGCCTGATCGGGTACGCCCGGGTCTCCACCGGTGGTCAGGAACTCCATTCACAGATCGACGCGCTGAAAAAAGCAGGTGTCCCGGAAAAACTCATCTTCATCGATAAAGCGAGCGGAGCAAAATCAGAACGTCCGGGTCTCGACAGCTGCATGCAGGAACTGCAGGCAGGGGACACCCTGGTGATCTGGAGACTGGACCGGCTCGGCAGATCCCTGAAGCACCTCATCGAGACCGTCGAGGGACTGATGGAAAGGGGAGTAGGATTCCGTTCGATCAGCGATGGAGGCATTGATACCACGACGGCTTCCGGTGAAATGGTGTTCAACATCTTCGCCACCTTGGCGCAATTCGAGCGCAGGTTGATCCAGGAGCGGACCCAGGCTGGATTGAAAGCTGCCCGGGCAAGAGGAAGAAGGGGCGGACGGCCGAAGATTTCAGCGAACGATCCGAAGGTCAAGATGGCGAAGAAGCTGAGTAAGAACTATAACATCAGCATCGGGGAGATCTGCAATACGCTGAAGATTTCGCGGGCAACGTATTACAGGTTTCTGAAGATTGGGTAGTGGTGATGGAGTTGTACGCCGACATATGGGGAATCTTAATATCCAATTACAGATGTTTTTCTGGTGTTGACAACGCTAACCCGTATTGCAACGATGCTTGGGAAGAAGTATTGCATCGAGCTTTAGGGATGATGCTTGCTGTCGCGGGTATCGTTTTTTCGGGAAAAACACTTTGTGTTTAGAGTACTACTCTTTACCTTGAGAAAGAGGTCGTCCTGTAAGCTGTTATGATAGAACAATAACCATGCCTCCAGATACGGAAACAGGAACACAATCCGGTGTAACTTCCCGGGAGGGACAGCACGATTCTCCGAAACTTCTGGAGTCATTGTGTCAAGCCTTGAATGTTCGGCACTACAGCAACAGGACAGCAGATACATATTGCGCCTGGACCAGGCGTTTTGTTCATTTTCATAACCTCCGGCATTCAAGAGAGATGAGAGAAGTGGCGATGAATGCTTTTCTGTGACGCATCTTGCTGTGGAGAAAAAAGCCCTGCTGGCTTGTTTATTGCCGGTTTAGGTTGATCTGTATAAAACGACAGATATAAATCATTGTTAATTGTATTAAGTCCTTTATAATTAATTGATTGACAGGGGCGAGGGTGTTGGTTTGAAATTGTCTTATACAGAAAGCAACTTTCTGCCTTTTTCGGATTAGGCAGATCAGTCTAAACATTGTTCACCCGCCCTGCGGTCGGGTGAACGTGGCCGCGGATCGGGCATCCGCCTGTCCGCCCGCAGGCGGGCGAACAAGCGGCTGGAGCAGACACTCCGCACCGAAAAATAAATTTTCCGCCGCGGAGCACTGCTCATCCGCGGCCACGTTAGCTTCTAAATCATATGAAATGAGGTTAATATAATGTGGAAAATGGCCTCTATAAAAGATTATCCAGCAATTTTCAAATTTATAAAGGAAAATGAATTTCTAATTGATTTCCAAATTACCAATTCTTCAATTGGTTTTAGAGAATACATGGATATGGCTATAAAAAATGGTGGTTTTATCGTTGATATAGTTAGTGATAAAATAGAAGGAGTGTCTATGTATACTATAGGAACACGTGTTAATAATTTTAGCGACACAGAAACTGGTTGCATTGTATTGATTTTGCTATCCCCACAAAAAAAAGCCTTCGGCTTTATCACTGGATTATTATCGATTCTACACAAAATGCGCAGCCACGATGTAAGGTTTGTAGAGTTCAAAGTAAATGAGTACCAAAAAAAATTAATAAAATTATATACTAAATTTGCGGATGTGGTAGGAGAGCAAAAGAATTTAGCAGGGAACAATTCAGTTTTATTCTATACGCCAATAGATAGTATTTTTAATAGACTCTCACACTATGCTGATAGAATAAAAAAGGATATCATTTAAAATGGAAACAGAATATGTTTTTGCCGTAATTGGTGCTTGCGCTACAGTCGCAGCTCCCATACTTGCATTATACCTTCAAAGGTATTTTGATAACAGGCCATACAAATCAATCGACAGCTCTAAAAAGGCAATTTGTGGTAATTGGAATGGCAGTATAATGCAGAATGTTCTTGGTAATGATGAATGCATCCCAATCGAAATTAATTTCAGAACAAAAGGGAAAAAACTTATTGCGGATTTAATGGTTACTTATAAGGCTCAGTTGATTCATTTAGTGGCCTCTGGCAATTTTCCTTCCGATAGATACATATCACTGAATTATCGTAATAAAAAAGATACGACATTGCAATTTGGTTCAATAATTGCAGCTCTTAATGCTAAAGGCGATATGATTACCGGATTATACGCTGGATATGGGTCAACTAATGAAAGAATTATTTCAGGGAAAATATCTCTTTCAAAAATAAATAGCTAACCTTATGCTTTACTCGGATTGGGGCCACGCTGCCGCTTTGCCCCAACCGGTAAGCATGGCGTTCACCCGCCCTGCGGCCACGTTCGGCGAGAGGAGATAGATATGGCATTCACGATTACAGAATACTGTGACGTACGGGATCGAGCTCTAGCGATTGGGCTAAACAAGCCCGAGGGGCTTGCCCTGCTCCCTCGCAATTTCGACACGGCTTCAGCGCGTGATGACCTGCTCCATGAGAGTGCTGTCCACACGGTGCGCATCCTGTTTCGGGAAAACGACATCCCAGAAACCAGAGTCGAGCCCGAAGGCCACAAGATAGCATGCATACAAGAGAACGAATTTGCACTCGTACTGCCAACGCTCTTCGTGGGCGCACTCTTGCTGAGCCAGAATCCTCATCTTCTATCGCTTGCTCTGAACGTGATTGCGAACTATGCCACAGACTTCTTCAAGGGGCTCCCCGGGCGTAACAAGGTTGTTCTGGACGTTGTCGTGGAGGACAAGACCCAGAAACGCTCCAAGAAGATCCACTATGACGGCGCAATCGACGGGCTCAAGGAGATCAACGAGATCGCTGGAAAGGTGTTCACCGATGAAGAACCCCATTGAATCATTCAGAGACCATTTCAACGATGTGGTTGAGGAGGTCCAGCGGTTCGCTGTATTCGTCCGAGCAATTGAGTTCCAGCAGCAGAGCGTTGCCAAGCTCGAAACACTTTTGGATGAGTGCACGAAGGCCAAGGAGAAGGCGATCGCGGAACAATCCGAGGATGCTGCGAACGCTTATCTGTCCTTCGAGTTCATGGCGAAGGCCCTGATAGAAGAATTCCGATTCTATCTCGCACTAAAGGCAGATAACCCAGATTCGGCATGGGATCATCTTGTC
Coding sequences:
- a CDS encoding recombinase family protein — encoded protein: MTYQNREAGRLIGYARVSTGGQELHSQIDALKKAGVPEKLIFIDKASGAKSERPGLDSCMQELQAGDTLVIWRLDRLGRSLKHLIETVEGLMERGVGFRSISDGGIDTTTASGEMVFNIFATLAQFERRLIQERTQAGLKAARARGRRGGRPKISANDPKVKMAKKLSKNYNISIGEICNTLKISRATYYRFLKIG
- a CDS encoding citrate/2-methylcitrate synthase — encoded protein: MSIVINKETRAVIIGGAAGLSAAKKMAEFDFLVKRPLTVQAFVYPPEEGQQKEIFLGGELKNVKVYSALEKALEENPQINTALIYLGASRATQATMEALESKNIQLVSVITEGVPEKDAKKLRIVAEKKGKTLNGPSSIGIMSAGQCRLGVIGGEFKNLKLCNLYRPGSFGVITKSGGLSNEAMWLCAQNGNGITSAVAIGGDAYPGTDFVNYLEMFDKDPETKAVVMIGEVGGTLEEEAAEWLGKEPRSIRLIAAIGGTCQEVLPQGMKFGHAGAKEGKKGTGSARSKINALREAGAIVPDTFGGLSKAIKQVYEELLADGSIAPEQPLDDALLPELPPKVQKVIKEGEVIVDPLIRTTISDDRGEEPRYRGYAASQLCEKGYGIEDVIGLLWNKKLPTREESEIVKRIIMISADHGPAVSGAYGTILGACAGIDMPQAVSAGMTMIGPRFGGAVTNAGKYFQMGVKDFPNDIPGFLAWMKKNVGPVPGIGHRVKSLRNPDQRVKYLVSYVKNETSLRTPCLDFALEVEKVTSAKKDNLILNVDGTMGAILMDLGFPIHSLNGFFVLARTIGMIGHWIDQNEQNSRLIRLYDYLINYAVEDEREVPEKK
- a CDS encoding phage integrase N-terminal SAM-like domain-containing protein gives rise to the protein MPPDTETGTQSGVTSREGQHDSPKLLESLCQALNVRHYSNRTADTYCAWTRRFVHFHNLRHSREMREVAMNAFL